A genomic window from Nicotiana sylvestris chromosome 11, ASM39365v2, whole genome shotgun sequence includes:
- the LOC104235104 gene encoding receptor-like protein 9DC3 has protein sequence MVAAWTLFVLCKLMLFRLFLLFIFIKLHGNKLEGKVSGSLINCNYLELLDLGKNELNDTFPKWLGILPNLKILILRSNKLHGSIRASRNRNLFSQLQVLDLSSNAFNGNLPTVFFENFQAMKINDENMSTPMYVGYEYYSVTITTKGLNLVFVQVLTTNIVIDLSKNGFEGQIPSSIGDLIGLRTLNLSHNGLEGLIPTSLQYLSVLESLDLSFNKIGGGIPQQLVSLTSLEVLNLSHNHLIGCIPKGNQFDTFENNSYQGNDELRGFPLSRGCGNDEVTQATTPVVLDQGEEDSSLISWQADDCKIGTKNRYENEKTQEKILVCPGLPYE, from the exons ATGGTTGCAGCCTGGACACTTTTTGTACTTTGCAAACTTATGCTGTTCCGCCTGTTTTTGTTATTCAT ATTCATTAAATTGCATGGGAACAAGTTAGAGGGGAAAGTCTCAGGATCTTTGATCAATTGCAACTATTTGGAACTGCTTGATTTAGGTAAAAATGAGTTGAACGACACTTTCCCAAAATGGTTGGGAATCCTACCAAATTTGAAGATTTTAATTTTGAGATCAAATAAGTTGCATGGGTCCATCAGAGCTTCAAGAAATAGAAACTTGTTTTCACAACTTCAAGTTCTGGATCTTTCATCCAATGCATTTAATGGGAATTTACCAACAGTTTTTTTTGAGAATTTCCAAGCCATGAAAATAAATGATGAGAACATGAGTACACCAATGTATGTAGGATATGAATATTATTCTGTGACGATTACAACAAAAGGATTGAATCTTGTATTTGTTCAAGTTTTGACTACTAACATAGTTATCGATCTCTCAAAGAATGGATTTGAGGGTCAGATTCCAAGTTCTATTGGAGATCTCATTGGACTTCGTACGTTGAACTTGTCTCACAATGGCTTAGAAGGTCTTATACCAACATCACTACAATATTTATCTGTACTTGAATCATTGGATCTCTCATTTAACAAAATTGGTGGAGGAATTCCGCAACAACTTGTATCTCTCACATCACTTGAAGTCTTAAATCTCTCACACAATCATCTCATTGGATGTATCCCTAAAGGAAATCAATTTGATACTTTCGAGAACAATTCATACCAAGGGAATGATGAGTTACGTGGATTTCCACTCTCAAGAGGTTGTGGTAATGATGAAGTAACACAAGCGACAACTCCAGTTGTGCTAGATCAAGGAGAAGAAGATTCATCATTGATCAGTTGGCAGGCG GATGATTGTAAAATTGGAACAAAGAATCGTTACGAGAATGAAAAAACACAAGAAAAGATATTAGTGTGTCCAG GTTTACCATATGAATAA